A section of the Corynebacterium tuberculostearicum genome encodes:
- a CDS encoding type VII secretion-associated protein: MTTNLSAHTPTDTPIPTGGETTAIPITVTILDAATIFEGPETVYRYDLPGTGIVEGWALGQVMDQISKMAGPSWPDVEACVVADSSGTDIAQEATSIICRQLEVTGVRLIDPEPTVSPLAAPDPLGPPPHPVPEVTDSAPPTTVMEAPAYDEPVTPRWTDRLRGWLGAIDIFHVAIAVVIIAVAGASWWAIGAQASGEGDAASDTARPQPRAAAPSREEAAESAPASPQPGMPGASDSGSDELNPGEKRLDVEGMSVVVPSGFHTKVEDGLVTATGKDPNLRILLAADEMFNVPADALFKEIHAQVDEDPTLRDATDEAGRLTYTEDPGDGSLVEWTTWEDRGHQMSVGCHTRHNSNAVQKAACRMATESLVKK, translated from the coding sequence ATGACCACCAATCTCAGCGCGCATACGCCAACCGACACCCCTATCCCCACCGGTGGGGAGACCACCGCAATCCCCATTACCGTTACCATCCTGGATGCGGCCACCATCTTTGAAGGGCCTGAAACGGTCTACCGTTATGACCTGCCGGGAACCGGCATTGTGGAAGGCTGGGCCTTAGGTCAAGTCATGGATCAGATATCCAAGATGGCGGGACCGTCCTGGCCCGACGTGGAAGCCTGCGTGGTGGCAGACTCTTCCGGCACGGACATTGCGCAGGAAGCCACCTCCATCATCTGCCGGCAATTGGAAGTCACGGGTGTGCGCCTCATCGACCCAGAACCAACCGTCTCCCCGCTAGCTGCCCCGGACCCACTCGGTCCGCCTCCTCACCCGGTTCCTGAAGTCACGGATTCGGCACCTCCCACTACGGTGATGGAGGCGCCTGCCTACGACGAGCCGGTAACGCCACGCTGGACCGACCGCCTGCGCGGTTGGCTCGGGGCCATCGATATCTTTCATGTCGCAATCGCTGTGGTCATTATCGCCGTAGCCGGAGCTTCCTGGTGGGCTATCGGTGCCCAAGCTTCAGGTGAAGGCGACGCTGCTTCGGATACCGCGCGCCCGCAACCCCGCGCCGCCGCGCCAAGCCGCGAGGAAGCAGCGGAGTCCGCGCCAGCCTCGCCACAACCGGGAATGCCAGGCGCGTCAGATTCCGGCAGCGACGAATTGAACCCAGGCGAAAAGCGCTTAGACGTGGAAGGAATGTCAGTAGTAGTCCCCAGTGGGTTCCACACCAAGGTAGAAGATGGTCTGGTCACCGCCACCGGGAAAGACCCGAACCTACGCATCCTGCTGGCGGCGGATGAGATGTTTAACGTGCCGGCGGATGCCCTGTTCAAAGAAATTCACGCGCAGGTCGACGAAGATCCGACGCTTCGCGATGCCACCGATGAAGCAGGGCGCCTGACCTATACCGAAGACCCCGGGGACGGCTCCTTGGTGGAATGGACCACTTGGGAAGACCGAGGCCACCAGATGTCCGTGGGGTGCCATACCCGGCATAACTCCAACGCCGTTCAAAAGGCTGCCTGCCGCATGGCCACGGAAAGTCTGGTTAAAAAATAG